A genomic window from Glycine max cultivar Williams 82 chromosome 17, Glycine_max_v4.0, whole genome shotgun sequence includes:
- the LOC100305427 gene encoding lectin-like receptor kinase: protein MRLEENKVDQCIYLKVSGSKFIFLLLYVDDILLAFNNLGMLHETKDMATRSFDMKDLGKPLESLTFFILPSKFREFHQEVTTIVVYEDVGDFSDNEDLMPSEITFYRDVCGEEIFEGKMVSSDECFSVQIHIPEDYYIMAVSPQAPQNCYSSHFLRLRNLPKPKEKRVFKVQRLAIDGSSNSIFDEWIEHYGSVLNLGYACRSNEVCAFSVIEVRYVKGEWLNNWKDNKKEAEKKRSFEVVLEMFRALSNKGRKKQPQLRLLEMVITVFLLVLAIPSPLKTAESLNFNITNFANSESAKNMLYVGDGAVNKNGSIELNIVDYDFRVGRALYGQPLRLWDSSSGVVTDFSTRFTFTIDRGNNKSASYADGFAFYIAPHGYQIPPNAAGGTFALFNVTSNPFIPRNHVLAVEFDTFNGTIDPPFQHVGIDDNSLKSVATAKFDIDKNLGKKCNALVNYNASNRTLFVSWSFNGAATPNSKNSSVSYQIDDLMDILPEWVDVGFSASTGDLTERNIIHSWEFSSTLNSSTVSNNNSSDNNGAKDRNGLSSVAVVAVAACAIVLVAAAANFAAWVIIMKKRRGKGDYYDNDESGHTSAKFDLDRETIPRRFDYKELVVATNGFADDTRLGRGGSGQVYKGVLSHLGRVVAVKRIFTNSENSERVFINEVRIISRLIHRNLVQFVGWCHEQGEFLLVFEFMPNGSLDSHLFGDKKTLPWDVRYKVALGVALAIRYLHEDAEQSVLHRDIKSANVLLDTDFSTKLGDFGMAKLLDPRLRTQRTGVVGTYGYLAPEYINGGRASKESDIYSFGVVALEIACGRRTYKDGEFLVPLVNWMWKLYVEGKVLDAVDERLNKEFDVDEMTSLIVVGLWCTNPNNKERPTATQVIKVLQLEAPLPTLPLDMHDGPPLSLNTYTHAQPPYDSLQSVPFTNSLQSVGR from the exons ATGAGACTTGAGGAGAATAAGGTTGATCAATGCATATACCTCAAGGTCAGTGGGAGCAAATTTATCTTCCTTCTGCTATATGTGGATGATATATTATTGGCTTTTAATAACCTTGGCATGTTGCATGAGACAAAGGATATGGCAACAAGATCTTTTGACATGAAGGATCTTG GGAAACCTTTGGAAAGCTTAACATTCTTCATTCTCCCTTCAAAATTTCGTGAGTTTCATCAAGAG GTTACGACCATCGTGGTCTACGAGGATGTGGGAGATTTCAGCGACAATGAGGATCTCATGCCATCTGAGATCACTTTCTACCGAGATGTCTGCGGTGAAGAGATATTTGAGGGAAAAATGGTTTCGTCTGACGAG TGCTTCTCTGTCCAAATTCACATTCCTGAAGACTACTACATCATGGCGGTGTCTCCACAAGCACCGCAAAATTGCTATTCGAGTCACTTTCTACGCTTGAGAAACCTTCCAAAACCCAAGGAAAA AAGAGTTTTTAAGGTGCAAAGGTTGGCCATAGATGGCTCGTCCAACTCCATTTTCGATGAGTGGATTGAGCACTATGGTTCCGTTCTCAATCTTGGCTACGCCTGCCGTTCCAATGAGGTTTGCGCTTTCAGTGTCATTGAAGTTAGGTATGTTAAAGGAGAGTGGTTGAACAATTGGAAGGATAATAAAAAGGAAGCAGAAAAGAAGAGAAGTTTTGAAGTAGTACTGGAAATGTTCCGAG CTCTATcaaacaaaggaagaaaaaaacagCCACAACTGAGATTACTGGAGATGGTGATCACAGTTTTTCTCCTCGTGTTAGCCATTCCTTCACCTCTTAAAACAGCAGAATCACTAAATTTCAACATAACAAACTTCGCAAACTCCGAGAGTGCAAAAAACATGTTATACGTGGGTGACGGCGCTGTGAACAAGAACGGGTCCATAGAGCTCAACATAGTGGACTATGATTTCCGCGTTGGGAGAGCCTTGTACGGACAACCTCTGCGCCTTTGGGACTCATCTTCTGGTGTTGTAACCGACTTCTCCACGCGCTTCACTTTCACTATTGACAGAGGAAACAACAAAAGTGCTTCTTATGCTGACGGTTTCGCGTTCTACATAGCCCCTCATGGCTACCAGATTCCCCCAAACGCAGCTGGTGGCACTTTTGCACTCTTCAACGTCACCTCCAATCCCTTCATTCCCCGTAACCATGTGCTCGCGGTTGAGTTTGACACATTTAATGGCACAATTGACCCTCCCTTTCAGCACGTTGGCATAGACGATAACTCTCTCAAATCCGTCGCTACCGCCAAGTTTGACATCGACAAAAACCTCGGAAAGAAATGTAACGCTTTGGTAAACTATAATGCTTCCAACAGGACCCTCTTTGTGTCTTGGTCTTTTAACGGAGCCGCAACACCCAATTCGAAGAATTCATCAGTTTCTTACCAGATTGATGACCTCATGGACATTCTACCCGAGTGGGTGGATGTTGGGTTCTCCGCTTCAACTGGCGATCTCACTGAACGAAACATTATTCATTCGTGGGAGTTCAGTTCAACGTTGAATTCTTCCACTGTTTCGAATAACAATTCCTCGGACAATAATGGAGCGAAGGACCGGAACGGGTTGAGCTCGGTTGCGGTGGTTGCTGTGGCGGCGTGTGCGATTGTTTTGGTGGCAGCAGCCGCGAACTTTGCAGCTTGGGTGATAATCATGAAGAAGAGAAGGGGTAAGGGTGATTATTATGATAATGATGAAAGTGGACACACATCGGCTAAGTTTGATTTGGATAGGGAAACTATACCTAGGAGATTTGATTACAAAGAACTAGTTGTAGCTACCAATGGGTTCGCCGATGATACAAGGCTTGGACGAGGAGGTTCGGGACAAGTTTACAAAGGGGTTCTGAGTCATTTAGGAAGGGTGGTTGCAGTGAAAAGGATTTTCACTAACTCTGAAAATTCAGAAAGAGTTTTCATCAATGAGGTTAGGATCATAAGCCGTCTTATACACAGAAACCTTGTGCAGTTCGTAGGGTGGTGCCACGAGCAAGGAGAGTTTCTGTTGGTTTTTGAGTTCATGCCTAATGGAAGCCTCGACAGTCATCTCTTTGGGGACAAAAAAACTTTGCCCTGGGATGTCAG GTACAAGGTAGCATTAGGTGTGGCTTTGGCAATTCGTTATCTTCATGAGGATGCAGAGCAAAGTGTTCTACATAGGGATATTAAGTCGGCTAATGTGTTATTGGACACAGATTTTAGCACAAAGCTTGGTGATTTTGGGATGGCAAAGTTGTTGGATCCAAGGTTGAGGACTCAGAGGACAGGGGTAGTGGGGACTTATGGGTACCTTGCCCCAGAATATATCAACGGAGGTAGGGCTAGCAAGGAATCAGACATTTATAGTTTCGGGGTTGTGGCTCTTGAAATTGCATGTGGAAGGAGGACTTACAAAGACGGGGAGTTTCTTGTGCCTCTCGTGAACTGGATGTGGAAATTGTACGTGGAAGGGAAAGTTCTGGATGCTGTTGATGAGAGATTAAACAAGGAGTTTGATGTTGATGAAATGACAAGCTTGATTGTTGTAGGGTTGTGGTGTACTAACCCTAACAACAAGGAAAGGCCCACCGCTACACAAGTAATAAAAGTTCTTCAGCTTGAAGCGCCATTGCCCACGCTTCCACTTGATATGCATGATGGTCCTCCTCTTTCTTTAAACACGTATACGCATGCACAACCCCCTTATGATTCCTTGCAATCAGTACCCTTCACTAACAGCCTTCAAAGTGTTGGACGCTAA